GCTTTACTATCTTCTATGGCCTCGAGCTGAGTCAATGTCCGATAAACAAACTAAATTTGCTGCAATTTTAAAGAAAGCATGGTTAATAAATCTGAAGTTGGAATTGTACTGATGAACCTGGGCTCGCCGGATTCTACATCCGTACCTGATGTAAAGCGATATCTGATGGAGTTCCTCATGGATAAACGTGTGATCGATTATTCATGGTTGATGCGTAAACTCCTGGTAGGAGGTGTGATTGTTCCCCGCCGCGCGCCTAAATCGGCAGAGGCTTATCAGTCTATCTGGTGGGAGGAAGGTTCTCCGCTTATCGTGTTGACAAAACAACTTCAAAAGGCGGTACAGCATGATATGGAAGTACCTGTGGAGATAGCCATGAGATATGGCAACCCCACTCCCGAAGCTGCCTACGATAAGTTATTACAGGATAATCCTAACCTGAAAGAGGTGATATTGCTCCCGCTGTATCCGCATTATGCCATGTCATCTTACGAAACAGCAGCAGAATACGCGAAAGAAATCTACCGTAAGAAAAAATATAAATTCAAACTCTCTGTTATTCCTCCTTTCTATGATGAGCCGGATTATATCAATGCCATCGCAGAAAGCATGCGTCCTTACCTGCAGCATGAAAATGACTATGATTATGTGCTTTTCAGCTACCATGGCGTGCCGGTAAGGCATATCAAAAAGGGAGATATTACAGGCAAACATTGCTTACAGGTGAATGACTGCTGTCATGTGAAATCGCCTGCACATGAGTTCTGTTATCGTCACCAGGTTACGATTACCGCTGAACTGGTGGCAGAGAAACTCGGCTTACCTAAAGATAAGTGGGGCATTTCCTTCCAGTCGCGCCTGGGTAAGGAAGAATGGATACAGCCTTATACAGCAGCACGTTTCGAGCAGCTGCCACAGGAAGGAAAGAAGAAGTTGCTGGTTGTTTGTCCGGCTTTCGTATCCGACTGCCTGGAAACCCTTGAAGAGATTGCAGTTGAGGGTAAGCATAGTTTTATCAGCAGCGGAGGCGACAGCTTCACCATGATTCCTTGTCTGAACGTACATCCGTTATGGGTAAAGGCTATTGTGAAGTATTGTTCCCAGATTATAGCAGATTAGTTTTATAAAGATTATCCTCATGCCACAGCAACCCGTAATTATAGTTGGAGCCGGTATTTCCGGTTTAAGTATTGCCTATGAACTGCAACAGCGAAACATTCCTTATGTAGTGCTGGAAGCAGGCAATCATGGCGGCGGAACAGTAAAATCCTTACATGTCAACGGATTTGAGCTGGACGCGGGCCCCAATTCTATTGCGGCATCGCCGGAAATGATGGAATATTTACAGCAACTGGGACTAGGCAACGATATCCTGATCGCTTCAGCGGCAGGAAAGAACAGGTTCCTCGTTCGCAACAGGCAACTGCACGCCGTTTCACCACATCCTTTTAAAATTATCGGTTCTAAATTTATTGGCGGGGCCTCCAAATGGAAGCTGTTTACCGAACGTTTCCGTAAATCCACGCCACCAGCGGGAGAAGAAACCGTTACCGCCTTCGTTACCCGCCGCTTCAGCAGCGAAATAGCGGCGTATGTCTTTGAACCGATATTATCTGGTATCTATGCCGGAGATCCCGACAGACTAAGCATTGCAGAGGTGCTGCCTATGCTGCCCCGCTGGGAAAGGGAATATGGCAGTATCACCAAAGGAGTGATGAAAGAAAAAGGCGCCATGGGCGGCCGTAAGATCATCAGCCTCAAAGGTGGTAATGCCACCTTAACGAATACACTTCAACAAAAACTACATACACCGGTACGCTTCAATGCGGCCGTCAATGCCGTACAATCTGCCACAGATGGATACACGGTGTCTTACATCGAAAACGGCATCGCTGGTCAGTTACATGCCAGCCAGGTGATATTCACCAGTCCGGCGTATAGCACCGGCGTCGTGATCAGTAAGCTGGATGCCGCTGTGGCAAAGCTTTTACAGCAGGTAGAATATCCGGAAATGGGTGTGTTGCATGTAGGATATGATGCCAGTGCCATTGCAAACCCGGTAAACGGATTTGGTTTCCTGGTGCCACATGCCGAGCAGCTGCATTTCCTTGGTGTGATTAACAACACCGCTATTTTCCCTACCAAAGCACCTGAAGGAAAGGTGTTGTTTACCATCTTTACGGGCGGAGCCAGGCAGCAACATTACCTGCAGCAATATGATCATGCTGTGCTGCAACAGAAGATACTGAAGGAGCTGGGAGAGTTGCTGGGCATCAGCGCAGCCCCTGTGATGCAGCATTTTGAAGTATGGCCAAAGGCAATTCCACAGCTAAACGTAGGTCATGAAAAACTTCGTGCAGCCGTGACCGGTTTTGAAAAAACGCATCCGGGTATCCATATTGCCGGTAATTACCTGCATGGAGTGGCCGTTCCGGCATTGATAAAATACGCGTCAGAACTGGCTGACACCATCGCTAAAAATTAAACATAGAATTTTTCGCTGGTTTATACCTTTTTTTCTTTAAATTCCATTATAAATTTCCACCAGATGATTCTAGGAATTCTAAAGGAAAAAAACCGGGAAACCCGTGTTTCATTAGTTCCGGAAACAGTGAAACAATTGCAGCAGCTATCGGTAACCGTGTGGGTGGAACAGGGAGCCGGGGCAGGCGCCTTCTATGAAGATGATCTTTACCTCCAGGCTGGCGCACACGTTACTTCTGCAGCCGCTATTCTCGAACAGGCAGACATTATCTGTACCCTGCATCCCCCGCAGGAAGACGCGCTGACGCAAATCCCGCCGGGAAAGGTACTCATAGGAATGTTACAACCCCTGAACAACCTCTCCGCCACTGAGCAATGGGCATCGCGGCAGATCACCACTTTCAGCCTGGATGCCATCCCACGCACTACCCGCGCACAAAGCATGGACGTACTCAGCTCTCAGGCCAATATTGCCGGTTATAAGGCCGTATTGCTGGCTGCGTATAGCTATAGCCGTTATTTCCCCATGTTCATGACTGCCGCCGGCAGTATCGCCCCCGCGAAGGTGCTGATATTAGGTGCAGGCGTGGCCGGATTACAGGCTATTGCCACCGCACGCAGACTGGGAGCTGTGGTAGAAGTATTTGATACCCGCCCGGCTGTGAAGGAAGAAGTGATGAGCCTGGGCGCCAGATTTATAGAGGTAGACGGGGCCGCAGATGCATCTGCAGCGGGTGGTTATGCCGTAGAGCAGACCGCCGAATACCAGCAAAAGCAGCAGCAACGCATTAAAGAAAGTATCGCTAAAGCAGATATCATCATCACCACGGCCCAGATCCCGGGAAAAAAAGCGCCGGTGCTGGTAACAACAGATATGCTCGATAATATGCGTGCCGGCGGTGTGATCGTGGATATGGCAGCAGCTACAGGTGGCAATACTGCCGTCACCCAAAACGAAGCTACCATTGTCTATAAAGGAATCACCATTATCGGCGATTCCAACCTGGCAGCAACCATGCCGGCAGATGCCAGCAAACTATACGCAAAGAACCTGTTTAACTTCCTGAAACTTATACTGACAAAAGAAGGAAACCTGGACCTCAACTTCGCAGATGATATCGTGGCAGGTGCCTGTATCACCCATCAGGGCGAAGTGATCAGCCAGCGTGTGAAAGCCCTCCTGCAGCCAGCCTGATATCTCAGGATTTAAATCATTCAGCACAGCTCTAAACATATCAGCCATGGTACAGGTAATCTCATTTATTCAGCAGCATATTCAGATGATATATGTTGTGATATTGTCCATTTTTCTGGGGATAGAAGTCATTTCCAGGGTGCCTTCCGTATTACATACCCCGTTGATGAGTGGCGCCAATGCCATTCATGGTGTGGTAATCATCGGCGCCATCATCGTGATGGGAAAGGCTGAGCCTGGAAACTACCTTGCCCTGATACTCGGCTTCCTGGCAGTAATCCTGGGTACGGTCAATGTGGTAGGTGGTTTTGTGGTGACAGACCGTATGCTGGAGATGTTTAAAAACAAGAAGGAGAAAAAATAAAACCCTGACCATATGCCTGGCATTTTATCAATCATTTATCTCATCGGCTCTGTTACGTTCATATTAGGGTTGAAGATGTTGAGTAAGCCGGATACCGCCCGCAAAGGTAATCTGGTAGCAGCTTTTGGTATGACACTGGCCATTGTCGGAACGATCTTTCTCTATAAATCAGAAGGCGAACCCCTGCATAATTTCGGCTGGATATTCGCCGCACTGGCCATCGGTAGCGTCATCGGCGTAATGGCCGCAAAGAAAGTGAAGATGACCTCCATGCCTGAAATGGTGAGCATGTTCAACGGCATGGGAGGCGCCTGCGCCGCCCTTATTTCCCTGGTAGAATTCAATCACCTGGTATCGCCACATAAAGCCATACAGGAGATTGCAGCCAATGCAGCCAGTAATATCAGCGACCTGCTGGGTACCAGCGGTAAAGACTTCATGGAGCAGCGCGATCTGCTGCAATCCCTCTTCCACGTGGATTACAGGGGAACGTTGCTCGTTATCCTGCTGGGACTCATCATTGGCACTGTTTCCTTTGCCGGCAGCGTTATCGCCTGGGGTAAACTGAACGGGCGCATTAAAGATTTCGCATTTTCCGGCCAGCATATCGTAAACATGGTTGTGCTGGGCGTGATCTTCATACTGGCGGTGATCCTGGTGTTAGATGTCAACAACACGCTGCCACTATGGGCACACGAAAATGCTTCGGCAACGAAAATGAACATGATGTTCTATGCCATACTGCTACTGGCGTTGGTATATGGCGTATTGTTTGTACTGCCGATAGGTGGTGCTGATATGCCAGTGGTAATTTCCCTGCTCAACTCCTTTACCGGCGTGGCGGCTGCCTGCGGCGGCTTCCTGTACGATAACCCGGTAATGCTCACCGGTGGTATCCTCGTGGGTTCTGCCGGTACTATACTGACTATCCTGATGTGTAAAGCCATGAACCGCAGCCTGAAAAATGTACTGATAGGCTCTTTTGGCGGCGCTAAAACGGGTAGCAGTGGCACTAAGGAACAGGGACAATACAAAGAGATTTCGCTTTCCGATGCTGCCGTGGTACTGGCATACGCCAATAAGGTGATGATAGTACCGGGTTATGGACTAGCGGTAGCACAGGCACAACATGTTTGTCATGAACTGGAGAAGTTGCTGGAAGATAAAGGCGTAGAAGTAAAATACGCCATACATCCTGTGGCCGGCCGTATGCCCGGACACATGAACGTATTGCTCGCAGAAGCAGATGTTTCCTATGATAAACTGCTGGAAATGGAAGATGCCAATGCAGAACTACCAACTACAGATGCCGTGCTGGTGCTGGGCGCCAACGACGTGGTGAACCCTGCCGCCAAAACAGATCCTGGCAGTCCGATATACGGCATGCCTGTGCTGGAAGTGGAATTCGCCAAAACAGTGATCGTTAATAAGCGTAGTATGAAACCCGGCTACGCAGGTATAGAAAATGATCTTTTCTTTCAACCCAAAACAGCTATGCTTTTCGGAGACGCCAAACAGGTATTGCAACAGCTTACAGGCGAAATAAAGCAGGTCTGACTGAACCTGTAACGCAAATGTTTAGTTACTTTTGCGAAAAACAGCAAATTGTCATCATTACCCATCGAACTTATAAACTCATTGGAAGGACTTCCCGGCTTTGACCGGGAGTCTTTCCTGCGTGTGCATGCCGCTGCGGAGAAAATCACTTCTTTACGTCTAAATACGCAGAAATTAATCACCCCTGAAAAGCAGGCACAGGTGCTGCATGCATTATCTGCCAGCGGTACCACCAATGTACCCTGGAGTAGCACGGGTTATTACCTGCCACAGCGTCCTTCGTTTACGATGGACCCATTTTTTCATGCAGGCGCCTATTACGTGCAGGAAGCATCTTCCATGTTCGTAGAGCAGGCATTGCGACAAACGACAGACCTGACGAAATCCTTGCGTGTATTGGATTTGTGCGCTGCTCCGGGAGGGAAATCCACGCTGTTGCAATCGCTGATCAGTGAAGATAGCTTACTGGTGGCCAATGAAGTGATTAAGCCCAGGGCGGCGCTGCTGGCTGATAATATTACCAAGTGGGGAAGTGCAAACGTAGTGGTAACAAACAACGATCCACGTGATTTTGCAAAGCTGCCGGGATATTTTGATGTGATGATGATTGATGCGCCCTGCTCCGGTTCCGGCTTGTTTCGTCGTGACCCCGAACTGGTCACGGAATGGTCCCCTGAAAATGTGGCCCTCTGTAGCCAGCGCCAACAGCGTATTCTGGCGGATGCCTTGCCGTCATTAAAAGAAGGTGGTGTCGTAATTTATTCTACCTGTTCTTTTTCCAGGGCAGAAGATGAAGATATTCTGGACTGGCTGTCAGATCATTTCGAGCTGGAAAATGTTCCCCTGATGCTAAACAGCGACTGGCACATTGTTACAGCTGTGTCGGCTAAACGAAATTGCACAGGTTATCGTTTTTATCCTGATCAGCTGAAAGGAGAAGGATTTTTTATTGCCTGCTTCAGAAAGAGAAGCACAGAGCAGGCGCGGAGGTTTAAGGAGCAGAAAAACACATTCCTCTCTGCAAAGGAAAAAGTAAAATTATCTCCCTGGATATCATCTCCCGAAAAATATGAATACCTGTTACACCAGGATGATGTGTTGATTTTACCACCAATTTTAGCGGGAGATATAGCATTGTTACAGCAACAGTTGTATATTCGCAAGGCAGGCATAAAAGCTGGTCAGCTCGGACCGAAAGAATTGATCCCTGATCATCAGCTGGCTGCCGGCACAGTGGTATCTGCCAACATACCTGCTGTTAATCTGAGCCTGTCAGAAGCTTTGTTATATCTGCGTAAAGAAGATCCGGGAGTTCGTCCGGACGTGAAAGGTTGGGCATTGATGCGTTACGAAGATATGAACCTGGGATGGGCGAAAATCCTGCCTAACAGGATAAATAATTACTATCCGAAAGAACTCCGCATCCTGAAAGAAATATCCGGATTATAACCCATACTACGGAACGTGATTTTTTCGTTTTTTATCAGGATAATTGTGAAGAATTAAGATTAATTTAAATGCCCGAAAAAGTATAAACAGAGTTAGTATGTTAAAATCGATTCTATCAATTGCCTTGTTTGGTTTAAGTGCGGGTGCTTTGAAAGCCCAGGATACTTTACAGGCCATGGGTGCAAGTCCTGATCTGTATGTTAGCCATGTGGTGAAAAAAGGAGAAAACTTCTACAGCCTGAGTCGTGCTTATGGCGTGCCTCCAAAAGAAATTGCAGCTGCAAACAAAATAAATATGGACCAGGGCCTGCAACTGGGACATAACGTACATATTCCGCTGACTGCGGGCAACTTCTCTCAGAAATCCGATGCTGCCGGTACCCCGGTATATCACAAGGTTTCTGAAAAAGAAACGTTGTACCGTGTAAGTGTTAACTTCAACAAAGTACCACTGGATAACATCCGTCAATGGAATAATTTCAGCGGTGACGGACTGAAAAAAGACAGCTACATCATCATCGGATACCTGAAAGCTGGCGCTAATGCAGGCGCTCCTGTTCCGGCACCTAGAAAAGAGAAAGAAGCACCAGCACAGCCAGCTGAAGAAACAGTAGCTGCCAATACACCGCCACCATTACCTGCTCCTAAAAAGGAAGCTGCTAAAAAAGAAGCAGAGCCCCGCCCGGTACAGGAACAGGCTTCAGAACAGGTAGCAGAAGCACCGGTAACAGCCGCTCCTGCACCAGCTCCTGTCAGAGCAGCAGTAGCTACCGGCGAAAGTTTTGAAGAAGTATACAACCAGCAAACCAGCAACGGTAAAAAAACTACCGGCGAAAAAGGCCCTGGTACCTGGTTTAAGAGCAATGCTGTCGGTAAATACTATGCACTGCACAACACTGCACCACGTGGTACTATCATCAAAGTAACCAATCCACTTAACGGTAAAGCCA
The Chitinophaga sp. Cy-1792 genome window above contains:
- the hemH gene encoding ferrochelatase — protein: MVNKSEVGIVLMNLGSPDSTSVPDVKRYLMEFLMDKRVIDYSWLMRKLLVGGVIVPRRAPKSAEAYQSIWWEEGSPLIVLTKQLQKAVQHDMEVPVEIAMRYGNPTPEAAYDKLLQDNPNLKEVILLPLYPHYAMSSYETAAEYAKEIYRKKKYKFKLSVIPPFYDEPDYINAIAESMRPYLQHENDYDYVLFSYHGVPVRHIKKGDITGKHCLQVNDCCHVKSPAHEFCYRHQVTITAELVAEKLGLPKDKWGISFQSRLGKEEWIQPYTAARFEQLPQEGKKKLLVVCPAFVSDCLETLEEIAVEGKHSFISSGGDSFTMIPCLNVHPLWVKAIVKYCSQIIAD
- the hemG gene encoding protoporphyrinogen oxidase — its product is MPQQPVIIVGAGISGLSIAYELQQRNIPYVVLEAGNHGGGTVKSLHVNGFELDAGPNSIAASPEMMEYLQQLGLGNDILIASAAGKNRFLVRNRQLHAVSPHPFKIIGSKFIGGASKWKLFTERFRKSTPPAGEETVTAFVTRRFSSEIAAYVFEPILSGIYAGDPDRLSIAEVLPMLPRWEREYGSITKGVMKEKGAMGGRKIISLKGGNATLTNTLQQKLHTPVRFNAAVNAVQSATDGYTVSYIENGIAGQLHASQVIFTSPAYSTGVVISKLDAAVAKLLQQVEYPEMGVLHVGYDASAIANPVNGFGFLVPHAEQLHFLGVINNTAIFPTKAPEGKVLFTIFTGGARQQHYLQQYDHAVLQQKILKELGELLGISAAPVMQHFEVWPKAIPQLNVGHEKLRAAVTGFEKTHPGIHIAGNYLHGVAVPALIKYASELADTIAKN
- a CDS encoding Re/Si-specific NAD(P)(+) transhydrogenase subunit alpha, which produces MILGILKEKNRETRVSLVPETVKQLQQLSVTVWVEQGAGAGAFYEDDLYLQAGAHVTSAAAILEQADIICTLHPPQEDALTQIPPGKVLIGMLQPLNNLSATEQWASRQITTFSLDAIPRTTRAQSMDVLSSQANIAGYKAVLLAAYSYSRYFPMFMTAAGSIAPAKVLILGAGVAGLQAIATARRLGAVVEVFDTRPAVKEEVMSLGARFIEVDGAADASAAGGYAVEQTAEYQQKQQQRIKESIAKADIIITTAQIPGKKAPVLVTTDMLDNMRAGGVIVDMAAATGGNTAVTQNEATIVYKGITIIGDSNLAATMPADASKLYAKNLFNFLKLILTKEGNLDLNFADDIVAGACITHQGEVISQRVKALLQPA
- a CDS encoding NAD(P) transhydrogenase subunit alpha codes for the protein MVQVISFIQQHIQMIYVVILSIFLGIEVISRVPSVLHTPLMSGANAIHGVVIIGAIIVMGKAEPGNYLALILGFLAVILGTVNVVGGFVVTDRMLEMFKNKKEKK
- a CDS encoding NAD(P)(+) transhydrogenase (Re/Si-specific) subunit beta, with amino-acid sequence MPGILSIIYLIGSVTFILGLKMLSKPDTARKGNLVAAFGMTLAIVGTIFLYKSEGEPLHNFGWIFAALAIGSVIGVMAAKKVKMTSMPEMVSMFNGMGGACAALISLVEFNHLVSPHKAIQEIAANAASNISDLLGTSGKDFMEQRDLLQSLFHVDYRGTLLVILLGLIIGTVSFAGSVIAWGKLNGRIKDFAFSGQHIVNMVVLGVIFILAVILVLDVNNTLPLWAHENASATKMNMMFYAILLLALVYGVLFVLPIGGADMPVVISLLNSFTGVAAACGGFLYDNPVMLTGGILVGSAGTILTILMCKAMNRSLKNVLIGSFGGAKTGSSGTKEQGQYKEISLSDAAVVLAYANKVMIVPGYGLAVAQAQHVCHELEKLLEDKGVEVKYAIHPVAGRMPGHMNVLLAEADVSYDKLLEMEDANAELPTTDAVLVLGANDVVNPAAKTDPGSPIYGMPVLEVEFAKTVIVNKRSMKPGYAGIENDLFFQPKTAMLFGDAKQVLQQLTGEIKQV
- a CDS encoding RNA methyltransferase gives rise to the protein MSSLPIELINSLEGLPGFDRESFLRVHAAAEKITSLRLNTQKLITPEKQAQVLHALSASGTTNVPWSSTGYYLPQRPSFTMDPFFHAGAYYVQEASSMFVEQALRQTTDLTKSLRVLDLCAAPGGKSTLLQSLISEDSLLVANEVIKPRAALLADNITKWGSANVVVTNNDPRDFAKLPGYFDVMMIDAPCSGSGLFRRDPELVTEWSPENVALCSQRQQRILADALPSLKEGGVVIYSTCSFSRAEDEDILDWLSDHFELENVPLMLNSDWHIVTAVSAKRNCTGYRFYPDQLKGEGFFIACFRKRSTEQARRFKEQKNTFLSAKEKVKLSPWISSPEKYEYLLHQDDVLILPPILAGDIALLQQQLYIRKAGIKAGQLGPKELIPDHQLAAGTVVSANIPAVNLSLSEALLYLRKEDPGVRPDVKGWALMRYEDMNLGWAKILPNRINNYYPKELRILKEISGL
- a CDS encoding LysM peptidoglycan-binding domain-containing protein — protein: MLKSILSIALFGLSAGALKAQDTLQAMGASPDLYVSHVVKKGENFYSLSRAYGVPPKEIAAANKINMDQGLQLGHNVHIPLTAGNFSQKSDAAGTPVYHKVSEKETLYRVSVNFNKVPLDNIRQWNNFSGDGLKKDSYIIIGYLKAGANAGAPVPAPRKEKEAPAQPAEETVAANTPPPLPAPKKEAAKKEAEPRPVQEQASEQVAEAPVTAAPAPAPVRAAVATGESFEEVYNQQTSNGKKTTGEKGPGTWFKSNAVGKYYALHNTAPRGTIIKVTNPLNGKAIYAKVLDVIPQMKSNAGLIVKLSDSAQQALGSDESKFYCELSYEK